The Castor canadensis chromosome 8, mCasCan1.hap1v2, whole genome shotgun sequence genome contains a region encoding:
- the Mcur1 gene encoding mitochondrial calcium uniporter regulator 1 isoform X1: MDYGSVSEERPKRPPGRRRLLFFLPAGCCGSPGSRGAAVRRGLSLLPGGLGALRTRARAAGGGASRASPLLLLLLVPSPRLAAAAPRRPLTDWERSRPGLAVPAAGRCGAWRSASGFAGAAGTLHLGRGPAAALASCRRELSLSAVCLQLEHRWRNFNSAGNRKLYFDTHALVCLLEGNGFTTQQAETIVSALVNIMDANMDTICKDMVTKVQQEITLQQIMSKIANVKKDMIILEKSEFSILRAENEKIKLELDQLKQQVMDEVFKARTDTKLDFNLEKSRVKELYSLNEKKLLGLKTEIVELHAQQDRALTQTDRKIETEVAGLKTMLEVHKLDTIKYLAGSVFTCLTVALGFYRLWM, translated from the exons ATGGACTACGGCTCGGTCTCGGAAGAGAGGCCGAAGCGCCCGCCGGGCCGTCGTCGGCTCCTGTTCTTCTTGCCCGCGGGCTGCTGCGGAAGTCCCGGCAGCCGCGGAGCTGCGGTGCGTCGCGGCCTCTCCCTGCTGCCCGGCGGGCTGGGGGCGCTGCGGACCCGCGCCCGGGCGGCCGGTGGCGGCGCGTCACGTGCCTCCCCgctgctcctcctcctgcttGTGCCCTCCCCACGGCTGGCCGCCGCTGCCCCGCGCCGGCCGCTGACCGACTGGGAGCGCTCGCGGCCCGGGCTGGCCGTCCCCGCGGCCGGACGCTGCGGCGCGTGGAGGAGCGCGTCAGGCTTCGCGGGCGCGGCAGGCACCCTTCACCTGGGCCGGGGCCCCGCGGCTGCCCTCGCTTCCTGCAGGAGAG AGCTAAGCCTGTCTGCTGTGTGCCTCCAGCTGGAGCACAGATGGAGAAATTTCAACTCTGCTGGGAATCGGAAGCTCTACTTTGACACCCATGCCTTAGTGTGCCTCCTGGAAGGAAATG GGTTTACAACACAACAAGCAGAAACCATTGTATCTGCCCTGGTCAACATCATGGATGCCAACATGGACACCATCTGCAAGGACATGGTCACCAAAGTGCAGCAG GAAATCACTCTTCAGCAAATTATGTCTAAGATTGCTAACGTGAAGAAGgatatgattattttggagaagagtGAATTTTCCATCCTCAGAGCAGAAAATGAG aaaataaaacttgaactAGACCAGTTAAAGCAGCAAGTAATG GATGAAGTGTTCAAAGCCCGAACAGATACCAAATTAGACTTCAATCTAGAAAAGAGCAGAGTAAAAGAATTG TATTCATTGAATGAAAAGAAGCTGCTGGGATTGAAGACAGAAATAGTGGAATTG CACGCCCAGCAAGACCGGGCCCTGACCCAGACAGACAGGAAGATAGAAACTGAGGTTGCTGGCCTCAAAACCATGCTTGAGGTGCACAAGCTTGATACTATCAAATACTTAGCAG ggtCTGTATTCACATGCCTGACGGTAGCATTGGGATTTTATCGCCTGTGGATGTAA
- the Mcur1 gene encoding mitochondrial calcium uniporter regulator 1 isoform X2, with translation MDYGSVSEERPKRPPGRRRLLFFLPAGCCGSPGSRGAAVRRGLSLLPGGLGALRTRARAAGGGASRASPLLLLLLVPSPRLAAAAPRRPLTDWERSRPGLAVPAAGRCGAWRSASGFAGAAGTLHLGRGPAAALASCRRELSLSAVCLQLEHRWRNFNSAGNRKLYFDTHALVCLLEGNGFTTQQAETIVSALVNIMDANMDTICKDMVTKVQQEITLQQIMSKIANVKKDMIILEKSEFSILRAENEKIKLELDQLKQQVMDEVFKARTDTKLDFNLEKSRVKELYSLNEKKLLGLKTEIVELGLYSHA, from the exons ATGGACTACGGCTCGGTCTCGGAAGAGAGGCCGAAGCGCCCGCCGGGCCGTCGTCGGCTCCTGTTCTTCTTGCCCGCGGGCTGCTGCGGAAGTCCCGGCAGCCGCGGAGCTGCGGTGCGTCGCGGCCTCTCCCTGCTGCCCGGCGGGCTGGGGGCGCTGCGGACCCGCGCCCGGGCGGCCGGTGGCGGCGCGTCACGTGCCTCCCCgctgctcctcctcctgcttGTGCCCTCCCCACGGCTGGCCGCCGCTGCCCCGCGCCGGCCGCTGACCGACTGGGAGCGCTCGCGGCCCGGGCTGGCCGTCCCCGCGGCCGGACGCTGCGGCGCGTGGAGGAGCGCGTCAGGCTTCGCGGGCGCGGCAGGCACCCTTCACCTGGGCCGGGGCCCCGCGGCTGCCCTCGCTTCCTGCAGGAGAG AGCTAAGCCTGTCTGCTGTGTGCCTCCAGCTGGAGCACAGATGGAGAAATTTCAACTCTGCTGGGAATCGGAAGCTCTACTTTGACACCCATGCCTTAGTGTGCCTCCTGGAAGGAAATG GGTTTACAACACAACAAGCAGAAACCATTGTATCTGCCCTGGTCAACATCATGGATGCCAACATGGACACCATCTGCAAGGACATGGTCACCAAAGTGCAGCAG GAAATCACTCTTCAGCAAATTATGTCTAAGATTGCTAACGTGAAGAAGgatatgattattttggagaagagtGAATTTTCCATCCTCAGAGCAGAAAATGAG aaaataaaacttgaactAGACCAGTTAAAGCAGCAAGTAATG GATGAAGTGTTCAAAGCCCGAACAGATACCAAATTAGACTTCAATCTAGAAAAGAGCAGAGTAAAAGAATTG TATTCATTGAATGAAAAGAAGCTGCTGGGATTGAAGACAGAAATAGTGGAATTG ggtCTGTATTCACATGCCTGA